In Tessaracoccus flavus, the following are encoded in one genomic region:
- a CDS encoding DUF1707 SHOCT-like domain-containing protein: MTGGPHEFRIGDRERDDAVRLLSDHHSAGRLTVDEFSDRMAKALEARTMPELQGLFSDLPGPRPGAVPPMPPPPAAMEAYGAMENYGEPPTADPTPWYAQWWMILVAVGFTVVFDGSFGFIIPMMAIWLWVIYPSMQKRNRYQQVQMPRRPLTVEEQQRVMAEVRVGRKIQAIKLYRELTGAGLKEAKDTVDEWERRQIGY, translated from the coding sequence ATGACTGGTGGGCCGCACGAATTCCGCATCGGCGACCGCGAGCGCGACGACGCCGTGCGGTTGCTGAGCGATCACCACTCAGCTGGACGCCTCACCGTCGATGAGTTCAGCGACCGGATGGCGAAGGCGCTGGAGGCGCGCACCATGCCGGAGCTGCAGGGTCTGTTCTCCGACCTGCCCGGCCCTCGCCCCGGTGCAGTGCCTCCGATGCCACCCCCGCCCGCCGCCATGGAGGCCTACGGCGCCATGGAGAATTACGGGGAGCCCCCTACCGCCGACCCGACGCCCTGGTACGCGCAGTGGTGGATGATCCTCGTCGCCGTCGGCTTCACCGTGGTCTTCGACGGCAGTTTCGGGTTCATCATCCCGATGATGGCGATCTGGCTGTGGGTGATCTACCCCTCGATGCAGAAGCGGAACCGTTACCAGCAGGTGCAGATGCCGCGACGTCCCCTGACGGTGGAGGAGCAGCAGCGGGTGATGGCGGAGGTCCGGGTCGGCCGCAAGATCCAGGCCATCAAGCTCTACCGGGAACTCACCGGCGCGGGCCTCAAGGAGGCGAAGGACACCGTCGACGAGTGGGAACGCCGCCAGATCGGCTACTGA